Part of the Pseudomonadota bacterium genome is shown below.
AAGGACTGCATCGTCGCAACCGGCTCGCGCCCCGTTGCCGTGCCGGGCTTTGCGTTTGGCGAACGCGTGCTGGACGCACACGGCGCCTTGCAGCTTGACACGGTGCCATCAACGCTCGCGGTTGTGGGCGGTGGCTACATCGGACTCGAGCTCGGCTGTGCTTTTGCCAAGCTCGGTACCGCTGTCAGCGTGGTCGAAGCGCTCGACCGCGTCCTGCCGACCTTGCCGGCCGGGCCCGCTGTGCCGCTGCAGCGGCGCATGGCGTCGCTGGGCGTGCGCTTTCACTTCGGCTGTCGCGCCACCGCCTACGACGGTGGGGCCCTGACGATCGCCGACGCCGCGGGCGACACGCACGCCCTCGACGCCGAATACGTCTTGATGGCCGTTGGTCGCACGCCCAACACCGACGACCTCGAACTCGAGGCGGCCGGTCTGGGCACAAACGCCAAGGGGTTGCTCGAAGTGGACATCGACCGGCGTCTCACACCGCACATCGCGGCGATCGGCGACATCACGCCGGGACCGGCACTCGCGCACAAGGCGAGCGCCGAGGCGATCGTTGCCGTCGACGCGCTCTGTGGTGACACCACGGCCTTTGAGCCCGAGGCCATGCCGCTGATTGTGTTCACCGACCCGGAAATCGCCCACGTCGGTCTGGACGCGGACCAGGCAAAGGCGGACGGCATCGACGCCTCGTCGCACAAGCTGCCGTTGCGCGCTTCGGGCAGGGCGGCCACTCTCGGTGAAACCGACGGCTACGTCGAGCTCACCCGTGCCCGCGACGACGGCACGCTGCTCGGCGCCACGGTCGTCGGCCCGCACGCCTCCGAGTTGATTGCCGAACTCTGCGTCGCAATCGAGCTCGGCGCGAGCGTCGAGGACCTCGCCCTCACTGTCCACCCGCACCCTACGCTCAGCGAACTCACCATGGACGTCGCCGGCCTCGCGGGCCGCTAACGCGACACACCCCGCCAAGGTGTGCTGCCCACGCAGTCGCCCCACACTCACTCGCTTTGGTCACCCATGGTGAGTTTGCGGCAGACTGGGTAAGATTGAAATTCATACTCAGACACGTCGCGTAAAAAGCGTGAAAAAACAGCGGTGTAGACCGTGATGTCGAAGACCAAGCCAGTTTGCTTATTGGATGTCCGAGTAATAAGTAATAACCAGTGCGCTGGTTATTACAGCTGTTAACTGTATGAGGAGGGTATCGATGTTTCCAGAAGTCAAGAACATGATTAGTCCAGACCTTGACAATGGAACGGTGCCCAAAGATCCTAAAAATTTCCAGATTTTTATTGAAGTCGAAATCGGTCCGAAAGGCCAGAAAAGTTCAGATATATTTTCCCTTACAGCTATCACTCCCTCTTCGATTTCAGCGAATCAAGGTCCAATTTGGGGGCATGGATATTTGATTATGCCTGTGTTTTCTTGGCAGAATGTTGAAAGGTCTCTTAATCTGTTGATGATGCACTGTTCAGGCGAGAATTGGGAGGAAGTTGTAAAAAAACTACGTAGAGAGTTGAACTGGGAATTTGACAACTACTATACATAGGGCAGTTAACAAGTTTAGTCAGTTGGACTGACGTGCCGCCAGCCACTGTTAAGGGCGTTAGGCGGCAACACTTAGCTC
Proteins encoded:
- the lpdA gene encoding dihydrolipoyl dehydrogenase translates to MVVGNAPEAVDLVVIGAGPGGYTAALHAASRGRDVTLIDRGGDAAVGGVCLHAGCIPSKTLIEAAGVFHRSQHSKDMGVSVDSAHFDLAQFHRFKGGVIDGLAGGVRGKLTHAGVSTLTGTARFMDSKTLVLSAEDGAARFLQFKDCIVATGSRPVAVPGFAFGERVLDAHGALQLDTVPSTLAVVGGGYIGLELGCAFAKLGTAVSVVEALDRVLPTLPAGPAVPLQRRMASLGVRFHFGCRATAYDGGALTIADAAGDTHALDAEYVLMAVGRTPNTDDLELEAAGLGTNAKGLLEVDIDRRLTPHIAAIGDITPGPALAHKASAEAIVAVDALCGDTTAFEPEAMPLIVFTDPEIAHVGLDADQAKADGIDASSHKLPLRASGRAATLGETDGYVELTRARDDGTLLGATVVGPHASELIAELCVAIELGASVEDLALTVHPHPTLSELTMDVAGLAGR
- a CDS encoding Imm8 family immunity protein — protein: MISPDLDNGTVPKDPKNFQIFIEVEIGPKGQKSSDIFSLTAITPSSISANQGPIWGHGYLIMPVFSWQNVERSLNLLMMHCSGENWEEVVKKLRRELNWEFDNYYT